The Brassica oleracea var. oleracea cultivar TO1000 chromosome C6, BOL, whole genome shotgun sequence genomic interval ACGCATTTAACTTCATAAATAGTACAGAACTTTGATTCTATCTTTCAATTATAAGAGCTTAGTTAGTCAAGATGGGGTCATGTGTACGACTAAGAACAATACACAGGGAAGTTAGATCATTATCCTAATGAATATATGGGCATCTAAATCAAATAATCATACCATTAAAACACCTTGAAAACCATATACAAACATAACAAAAGAAACACAACAAAGAAATTAAAAAAGCCAACAAACTTCAACAACACAAAAGCAAAAGATGATCATATCATTCAACACAACAGAACACATCATCATCATCATCATTCATATCTTTAATGATCATCCTTATCCTTCTTCTCCTCCTCTACGGTCTTGGGATGGTACCCTGGAAGCTTCTCCTTAATCTTCTCCAAGATCCCCTTCTTCTCCGCCGGATGCGCTTCCTCCACCGGAGGAGCAACAACCGGTGCGGGTGAAGCGTCTTCAGGCTTCTTCCCGTGTCCTGGAAGCTTCTCCTTCAGCTTATCCATAAACCCTTTCTTCTCCTCCTCTGTCTTCACCTCTCCTTCAGTAGTAGTTACCTTCTTCTTGTCCTTCTTCTTCTTCCTCTTCACACCATCTTCACCCTCTTCCTCGCTTGACTGTCGGAAACGAAACCATATACTTGTTATAGTTGTGTTTCAAAAAAAAAAAAAACATCAACGGACAAGATCTAACACAACACATATAGATTATGTCCGAATCTTTCAAAATATATTTTAATGATCATATAATATAAACTTACGGAGCTAGAAGAGCTGTCGCTGCGGTGAAGCTTCTCGAGGAGACTATGTTTCTTCTCTTCTCCTTCTTCCTCGTGTTTAACCTCAGGCACGGGCTCTGAGATGTGAACCTTTTGCTCGAACTCAGAGTCGATGGTCTCCTCTGGTTTCGTTTCATCTTTCTTCTTCCCCAAGAAATCGAACAGTCCACGGTCTGTAACCTCGCCGGTGGCCGTTGATGATTCCTCGGTGGCTACCTTAGGTGCCTCATGCTCGTGAACGTTCTTGGTTTCTTCTGCCATGGTTATTAAAAAGAGTTTGGTTTGCTCTGTCGATGAGAGAATACGAAACGATCAAAGTATACTTAAGATGATTTGTAAGAGGCGAGTGAGAAAATAGGTGACGGGAAAGTGCGTTTTATAGTGTGTGTGAGGACTAACTCTACGCGGATTTCACGCTATATGATCATTTTTTATTTCGAAAAAATATATAAACTATAGATAA includes:
- the LOC106300870 gene encoding dehydrin ERD14; its protein translation is MAEETKNVHEHEAPKVATEESSTATGEVTDRGLFDFLGKKKDETKPEETIDSEFEQKVHISEPVPEVKHEEEGEEKKHSLLEKLHRSDSSSSSSSEEEGEDGVKRKKKKDKKKVTTTEGEVKTEEEKKGFMDKLKEKLPGHGKKPEDASPAPVVAPPVEEAHPAEKKGILEKIKEKLPGYHPKTVEEEKKDKDDH